The nucleotide sequence TACATCCATTGTTGTTGCCAAGTGCCATTGGAATGGCTTGAGCCATAGggaccctaagcacaacagaacggaATATTACCTGgttcggcaccatcctcacatcctACTTTTTGCCCATTGTTGCTGCTACAGTGAAGCAAATCAATAGTACTGACTGCATTCTAATAACTAAACTAAAAGCAAATATATATCACAACACTCTGCTCTTTTAAAGTGTGATTAATTGTTTTGAAAGGGAACATaacaattgaaaatatcctgAAATGGTGTGAGTAGAGTTTGAAAAACTTAAAATATTTCTTTCGCTATACATTTGCAGGTAGATTGGGGACATTAAACATGAGAGAATTTTTCTTATTAGATTTGAGAATTACATGATTCTCTCATCCCTCAAAATATGAAATCAAACTGTCCTTTGACTTTTATAGAACTACTGATGAGATACTCTTTTAAGACTCCAAATTGTAAGATATATTTTGTTCATGGATTTtttctttacctacatattcattaatctatttttactttcctcagatttctaaaatattttgagATTAAGTATATCCAGATAATGATCTGGAAGCAGTCTTGATGGGATCTCTGTAAATGCAATTATGATGAAATTCTCATATATCCAATAATAAGATGTCAGAAAGTACTAGAATTATAGTCTAAGTAAAGAAACTGTGTGTATAAAATTTACAAGTATGTCAGGTAATCACTGAGTCACTATGttgaaagaaaattcaaaatttaGCAATtgaaacatattttaaattattatttaaatattaataatagcaactatttttattttttgaaagaaaTTATATTTGAGTAAATATTTTAGAATATATTTAAACTATCAAAACTAAGCACTGAAGATGTATGCTGTACAGAGTCTATTTCTCCACCTGTTAAAGTTTGTAGCAACAGCAAGGTACAATGTTGTTCCTCACTCCCTCTGAGTTTTTATGAACACCTATTAATTCTATTATAATTACTGgcattatttttaaatagatttAAGAAAAAATTGAGTCATTCATGTGAATATATTCCCTATCTAGATTTTCTATTTTAATCTCACAGTATTTCTGTATGAACAATTGAACTGAACAAATAGTAAATGAAATCCATTATTCTGGGAGTAACAATTAGgaggaagaaaaataattaaattaaaaacaacaaatactcACAAGATGTTGTTGTATATGTTGGATAGGCAATCCAGAATTTCTGGTAAGGATGCAATATTTGAAGTGATGACAAAGATGAGTGGTCATATTTGTTACAATTACTGAGGTGTTTACAGGAATCGTTCTGTTTTATTACAATTATCTCTGTTTTCAGATATATCTAAAAACACGTGTATGCTGATGGCACTAGAAAAACCCCTGGGAGTATGTCCCTTTGGTATTCATAAATAGCCACTTCCCAAGAAGTAATTTTGAGAAGATAATTGGCTCTACATGGACAGTGAACAGGGCCCTAAATATGAATTCAACTCTTATGCATCAAGATATTTTATTATGTATGAATATATTTGaccattttaaagaaataatgaTTGAGATTATAACGTAACTATACGCAAAAATCTCAGTTATTCTAATATCTCCTTTATACCTCGAGTGATTTTTGTGGATTGTAAATAAATGATTACAAAAGGAAAAGCCAAGGTTCCTATTGCTGGTTTGATTACATTGTTCTAATTGTGAGGTGCCTTCAAGTCGGTTCTGGGTCACAGTAACCTCAAGCACAACAGAAAAATGTACTACCTGGTGCTCAACCACCCTCATAATTGCAGCTACAGTGTCCATGCACCTCCTTGAGAAACTTCCTCTTGGTCACAGTCCCTCTACTTGACCTACCACCACACCTTTCCCAGGCATTGGACTTCTGACACTACATCTCTCTTATTGtaaatgaagtcttgtcatccttgtctgtaaggagcactctggcattacttcttccagtacagatctttgtgtccctttagcagtccatgtactttccatatattcctccagcaccataatttaaatgcatcaattctttttcaaacTTTTATTCACTGTCCCACTTCCACATATAAGAAGTCACTGGAAAATACAAtgacttgtgtcaggtgcacctagtTCTCAAAAGATCAACCTTGTTTTCAATACTCTacggatgtcttgtgcagcagctttagGCAATGAAAAACATCTTTTGATcagattgctgtttccatgaacaaggAGTGTGGATCGAAGCAAGAAAAAATTCCTTCCAACTTCAACAttaatccatttatcatgatcatgttctctactgttccagttgtgaggactttggtcatACTGTATAATAAATTGTCATCCATACTGGGAGAAACTAATTGCAACATATAAGTTATGGTACAAATACGTGCacttaaaatataaaacaattaaATTCACAATACAACAAGTAAATTAATTTGAAAATCAACAAAATATCCGAATAGAAACCTATGAAGATGCACAGAGGGCATATAAATAGATACAAACATTCTCTTTGTTTCTGTTAGGAAATTGCAAATGAAGACAACATTGAGATAAGCTACATAACTAACATAATCAGTAAAATGTATATCCTGACAAAACCAAGATGTTAAGGATACAGAGCAATAGAAGCTGCCACCCTTTTTTGgagaaaatgaataattaattatttacttctgaaaatgcTTGAAAGTATAAAGCTAATTATACTTTTATCCTACAAACAAGCAATCCAAAAGACAGGTATTTACCCAATTGATTTAAGTACACATAACGACATAAAAGACTTTCACAGATATTTCAGTTTTATTCAATttgtcattgccatcaagtgtatTTTTACTTCCTAGCTTTATTCCGCTGTGCTCCCCTTTGGAAGCACTTGAGATAGTTTCCAACAAATCAATGGATGAACCACATGAGGTATGTATGGAATGCAATGTCATTTAGTAATAATGAAGGATGAGTGTGGGTCCACAAAGAAAAGCACAATAACCTGACTTGACTTTTTCTAAGTGAGAGAAACCAGCTTGAAAGGCCTCATGCTGTATGACCCTGACTGCAGGACAATCTGTTAAAATGAGCAACAGAAGAAAGAGTGAAAAATCAATGAATGCACAGGGTTTCAGAAGGAGATGAGGAGGGGTGATAGGTAGTGTAGGAAATTTTTTAGCACAATGAAACTATTCTCTTTTGTAATGTGGTTACTGTAATGGTGGATAATTGGCTTTATGCATTTTCTAACCCCTAGGTTTAACAAACATTGAACCATGATTTCAGATTTCCATTagttaataaatatttatcagtAATGGTTCAGCAATGATAACAAATGCACTACCCTAATTGCAAGTCGTTCATAATACACGAAGGTATTCACAGGAAAAGGGGTGAAAGGGAGACTCTCACTATTGTttccttaattttaaaataattctgcAACTTTTCTAAAATTTAAATTCACTCTATGTCTTTTAATCTTTGTTCTATATTTAGACAAATGCCAAGATTTTGTGTTAATGTATTTTGTCAAGTTTTATATTGAGTGGGTTTTTAATCATGCCATAATATTTCCATTTAGAGTGCTTGAAATctaattttcttattcttttagtCCGTTATAATTTGTTGTTGACATTCATTTGTACTTTCACATGTGCATCTTTTAATTGTCAATGAAGCTGTGTTGTTTTTACTGTATTGTGACCACTCTGTATTTAGAGAATCGACATTGAAAATTTATTCATAAGAAGTAAAATGCCAAAATTCAAACAAGCAGAAAAAAACTCCCATATTTTGAGGTTTTGATAGAATATTATTGTAGATTTCATGTTTTGAGATTGGCTGTGTAAAATATATAgtctctttcttaaaaaaatacacaAAGTATTCATTATCCCTTCAGATcctccttatccctcaaacccaAATATGCTGTCATTGGcttaaaaaaaggagagaaagtgAAATTGAAGTAGACTTGGAACCTTTGTAATGATTTCatctcaagcaaacaaacaatagaCAAATGAGTACACAATGAAGCATAAAAACCCACGATCAAACAAATCAGCatgcattattttcttctcaaacATATTTTCTTAAGTACAAGAATCTGATCTCAAAAGATGACATATTGTGTAACTAGTATGTTAACGATGACTAGAGATTAGAGTCAAGGAAGAGACTGGCAGCTAATGTACAGTACAAGAGATCGGTGGTGGTGATTGGGGGTGTTAATACACTGCTCTGTAAATGGTGAATGTGGTTAAATCACGCAAGTAATTTGTTAAAAGTCATAAAACTATACAgtttttaaaagtgaaatataCATGTATAGGCCAACACATACATTTGTATAAATTAGTCTATTTGCATATgtgtacacctatgtttatagtTCTCTACAGAGCTTTGCTTCCTGGACACTTCCCGTTTccttttctcttcctcctgcctAACCATCATGCCCTCCCTTCTTCtgtctcaataattcctctcagctagattgctgttgctctaaCTCTACCAGGATTCCACATTCTCCTAGTTGTCGATTTTAATGGCCTAATAATCTCCaagtctatggcgttgtttgttCACCTCTCCTTTCTCTTGCCTCCTCCTCCCTGCAAGTCCCTCCTGAACAGTTGGTCCCATTGCATTCTCCTCAGCCTTGCTCCCAGCCCattttatataagtaggcaaaacaacaataacagagacaaaacaaaaataaaacatattgattaaaaagagaaaaataaaaatagcagtAAATATATGGCATAAATATTTCCAGATAGGTGTGTCGGACCACTACAACTCTCCCCTCACAGGCTGTGGGGCGTCTGAGAActgctcctcctagcctgaagtctattttgggggctcctcagggactttgtgtctttgttttttcccattgttgatctgttatgttccttcttggtttgccccaccggaatgaggggggttggggtCCTGGGATCTGGGGAGGAGCTGGTCAGACCAGACACCCTCCTTTCCTTATGTCCCCAGGATTGTCCTCTGTTGCTGTAGGTTTCAGCGAGGGGACATACTATGTCCTGCTGTTGTCAGCTCTAAAGTCTTctttgtgccttagcagctccttgCAGGGACTCTGTCCTCAGCGCTTCGTGTGCCAGTGTGGGGCCTAGTCCCtcactttctctttctcctccttgggTTGCTTCTATGGGGGCATGGCAGGCCAACTCCTCTCAGGAACTTGTAAGCTTAGAGTCGTCCTCTGTAggacatacttctagggagaggTTCAGTTTGGCTTTGATTGGGGCCCTGCagacatttcctgggtggctccatgtggttatgttgccATCAAGGTTTGGCATGCCATGGTGAGGTCCGCACTCACATTTCTATTTCTATAGAAAAATTAGCAATAACCTCCCCCTGGGTGGAAGAGTCCCCTCCTCCTCTAGTTCCTTTatctccctcttccccaccccctttaCTCCCCACCCCTTtcaccttctttgtgttggaatcacATGTGCATTCTTGGGTTTGGTCAGTCCCCTGCCCTATTGCTTGTTCCTCAACCAATATAGTGTGAGATGGGTGGCCTTTCTTCCATACCTACTGTGCCGGCCatttatacttacctcagtggactcatgttgtacttgtccttttgtgattggctagctTCACTTAGCCTATTTTCCTCCATCTCTTCCCAGGAGATCAGGTGTTCCAtggatcatcagtgctttacatTGTTGCCTAgttctccattgtatgtatgtgccagagttttctaatccactcctcTATCGATGGGAATGTACAAGGCTTCCAGTTCTTTGTGATTGTGCATTGCTCCATTGATTCATCACTCTTCTGGATACATATCCAATAGAGCCATTGTTGGGTTGTAATGagcctcaatttccatttgctttaaatatcaccaggcTACTTTCCACAGATCTGTGCATATCTATAGCACTACCAGCAGTGGAGAAGAGTTagtatctcaccacatcccctccaacaaatgttgctctctgatttactgatttgGTCTATTCCCAAggctgttaggtggtatctcatggttgtttaaaTTTGCTTTTCTCTGGTGCTTAATAATCACGATCATTTTCCTATATGATTATTAGCCATTACAGTCTCCTCCCTAGTATAATTTCTGTTCAAACCTTTTGTTCACTTACTCAGGGGGTTAATGGGTCTCTTCTTTTTGCAGGCTAAgaaggtattgtagattttagtactaATCCCTTTGTCTGTTCTGTCATTGCTCAAAATCTTCTCCCAATCTGtgtgttctctttttactctcttgGTGGAGTCTTTAGATTCACACAGGTGGTATATCCTTAATATATGCCACTTATCAATTTCTGGTTCAATTGTGTCTTTATACCCTTACCTATTGCAGTTAGTTTATTTATTCCCTGCAACAAGGTTCTTATGTTTGTCCATATATTTTCATTCATGGTTCTGATATTTTTGGATTTTACTTTTAGTTCTCTGAGCCACCTTGATCTTATGCATGGGGTGCGGTCACGGTTGCATTTCTtttgtctctatgtggctctccTTTGTTTGCAGCACCATATGTTAAACTGGCCATCTGCCTCCCACTGGGTGGTTTTGGGGCCCTTGTGGAAGATCAGTTGTCAAtatgctgattattttatttctggagTTTCCGTTCTTTTTCGTTGGTCTGAGGATCTGACATTGTTCCAGAACcacgttttgaccactgtggctgtgtggtaggtgttaaagtctgtaaagcaagccctctgtcTTTGTGTCTcaccttgaggagttctctgctccaTTTGGCCTCATCCCTTTCCATATGTAATTGGTGTTCAGATGAACTAGGTTTTAATGATTTGTTCTCCTGTTGCTTTCATCTTCCCATCAGACACGCACCAACATACTTGTAACTTGAGTTGTATTCCCCTCTCAAGGACAGTGGGCAGGGGTGGCAGAGGCTATACAGTGCCACTCCCTTTAACCCTCTGCTTTCTAGGGGTGGCCTCCTAGGGATTTGAGAGCCCTTTGTTCAATAAGTATGTCTGTTCCATTTCTACTTTATTCCTTTCTATTTTCCAGTGTCCCCCTTTGGGTAgttgctctctctctttctccccacccccctttctttTAACCCAGGAAGATGGAGGAGGAAGACAAGAATCAAAGATTCTACCCTTCACAAGGTTTGAGAATAGGGAGCAATAGGAAAGGCAGAGATTGTGCATTACATTCATAAGTGTCATGGTTTCCAGTGAGGTCCTGAGCATCTCCTCTGTTGGAGTGTCTGACAGGACAGTAGATACGTGCCACCCTAGGGCCAGAAGCAGACTGTTCAGGAGTCAGGCTAGCTAGTAGTGTGCAGAGTCTAAAGGTTCTCCTGAGGGCGATGCAATAGAGTACAATGATCACCCTTCTCCTCTTCTGCCCCTGCACACCAGCTTTGTTCTTGGGCCTCTTTTGTGCTTCTCCAACTCTCCTCCCATGTCAGAAGCTGTTCCACTGCTCATGTCAACCAGTATATTCCTGCATCTTCTACATATTCCCCACACTTCCCACTAGTCTCTTAGTTGGCTCCAATTCAGTTAATttcaaattgaagaaaaaaatcaattgtgtcaagcataaaaTCAAGGTATAATATAGATATGATTTAAAAATCATTGATCAAGTATGgtaaaaaatgtttccattcaCCAGATAACATCATTAATAAATTTGAAAGAATACAAAAGGATAATGGGTCCTTTTACAAGAGCagactatatacatatatatatatatacatactatattttgttttattgccaTTGTAACATTTTAAGAATATGCATCCGAGTCATTATTAGAAAGAGGAATAAGGAAGCATACACGCATTTGCACACAAAGATGGAAGTGCAtcttaatattttttttcttggcaGAGCAAGTTTAACTAAATTCTCAGACATAATAGTAAACCaaacattttctaaacatagCAGTAGTTAAGTGGTATCATTTACATACTAATTGTATTACTTTTGAGCGTATATATGATATCTGTATAAGGCCTAAGGGAAACGAAAACAGAATgagtgcatttgaattttggtgtagGCAAAGAATATTGTATAAAATGTAGATTGTCCAGGGAAAATTACAAGGAGAGCAGGTCTAAAAAGAtgattgacacaatgaatgaaacAATAGGCTCAGTGATGGACTGGAGCCGACTAAGGCACCAGACAATAACAACATGAGGAAGAGGCTGTTTGACTTCACCTAACAACAATGCTTTTAATAAAATGGCttataatttaaatttatttttgaaaCGTATGCAAAGTATTGAAAGGAACAATTAATTTGTATAACCAACAGCATAACTGCCTTGTAAACTCATGATATTGTCAGATTTGGGTTGCTATTTTGCTCATTTAGTATTACTTTAATTATAAGTTTAGGAATCATTTTGTTCAAATTACTAAACATTTAACTGCTAATAAGCAAACAAATAACATTGACTGTTTGTACCCACTCAACAACTCCACAGGATAAAAATCTAGAATTTTGCTTCAATAAAATTTACAGACAAGAACGTTTTACATATCTGAAAACATCCTAGGCAGTTGGACATTTTCACAAGTGgtttgagtcaaaattgattccaTAGCACCTGTAACCATAGCACATGTTACAGTTTGTGTTAAATGGTATAATGGCATCAGACATGGCTAATATGGCTTCCATGTTACTGAATTCTGTGGATATCCTGGACCATCAAGTTAGTCCTGTCTCAGTGACCCCTACAGGGTCAGTCCAAGTCTGTGATGTTCACAGGATCAGATCACCAAGTGTTTTCCTTTGATGGAAAGACTGATAGTTTAGAACACAGACCTTTTGGTTATTGATCTAGCAGGTACACATCCAGCAACCCAGGCTCCCTTGAACTCTCTGTATAAAGATGATATATGGATAATGACATTTAGAAAAAGATACAAGTATGAAGCAGTGAAGCCATAGGAGCCAGAAGATGAGTATTTTTACAGGAAAAACAAATCACGTCTGTGCTATTATTTCATCGCAAGCACATAAATAGAAGGATTGCAAACTATAATCAAAGTCAaagtttgggagtgaagagagcaTTATCATTGAACCATTGTCAGCTCCTGCTGTGCAAGTGGGAATGTGTTGATATAATGAGCGTTTTATTGAAAGAAGTGAGTGTTCTTCTCATAACTTGCCTTATAGCCTCCTTTATCTGTTTGTTTCTAAGAGTATAGATGACGGGATTCAAGAAAGGAGGGACTATACAATAGAACACAGAAATGACCATGTCCTGTATCTGAGGGGAGTTGGAGGTTGGCTTCAGATACACAACAGCACCAGAGCCAAGGAAAACTATGAAAATGAGGATGTGTGGGACACAGGTGGAAAAGGCCTTTCTTCGTTCTCCTCTGGTTGGAAATTTgagcacagtagaaaatatgtGAATATAAGACATGATGATGAAGGAAAAGCAGCCACCACCTACTATCATTGTAGAGGCAAAAATTACAATTTCATTGGCTAACGTGTCAGAGCAGGAGAGCTTCAGCAGGGAGGGAATATCACAAAAAAACTGAGGTACCACATTAGAATgacagaaggacaaatggaatgtGTTCCCAGTGTGCATACCTGCATAGACCAGACCACTGAGCACAGAGCCCAGCGTCATTTGGACACAGACACGAGGGGTCATGAtcacatggtagtggaggggctggcagatggccacatagcggtcacgGGCCATGATGGTGAGCAGCAGAAATTCAGTATAAGCACATAACTGCACAAGGTAAATCTGAGCTGCACATCCAACCACGGAAATCACCCTGTTGTTTAGCAGGAAGATGACACATGCCTTTGGTACACTCACAGAAATGTAACACATGTCCCAGACAGAGAGATTCAGAATAAAGAAATACATGGGTGTATGAAGTCTTTGGTCAACGGTGATCACTGTGACAATGAGAAGATTCCCTGTGAGAGTAGCCAAGTACATTAGTAAAAATAACATTGTGTGCACGACTCTCAACTCCCACACATCAGAAAATCCTGAGAGTAGAAATTCAGACACTGTGGTAGAGTTAGGCATTTTGGTATAATTTCTTTAAGATGTTAGcatacacatttaaaaaattcctaaaaaaaagggaagagatgGTAACTATGAGCATCAATCCCCATTCATGCATTATATATACTATATCTGGCATTTCTAAGCATAGCATACCATAATGTTAGCTCTTGGTCCTGTAGTATTTTTCCTGGTGTAAATTAAATTATTTCTGAATGTCAGCAAAATAATTGTGCTCAGATTGGTTTTTATTTCTATCAGTGATGTATATGTAAAATTGGGAGTTAAAGATCTACAGTTTGCCCAACAAATTTATTGCATTAATATAGGTCATTTCCTTTTATGTGTATTATTATTAGAACACATTTAGTATATAAGTAATTGGTgagcaaaataaaacacatagaGAGAGGGTAGACTAGAGTTTTATCAGAATATCTCATTTTTATGAgcagttttatttcatttttctccctattGAGGAACAGTTATTATTTTCAACTCTATTTCCACATCAATTTTACAAATACTTTTTCAATTTGGAAAGTCCCCAGAATTATCCTTTATGATAATCTTATTCTGTtggcaataaatatttgttcataTTAACAATTTAGAAGTTATGGTTTCTTTTAGACATCTCTTTTTCTCTAtgtgtacttttaaaaatattttatttcctgtTAAAGggtaatttttattcttttttaacttttataCCATTGTTATCCAATGGAATCATAATTACACCAGCTTTCACTTATTTAATCTAGCACATGTAGTTTACATTATTCACACGTTATACAATATAATTCTCATTGTAATTATGCAACTAAACAAAGTTATATACAAAAGTTAAATTGCAATAATGGTACAATGAAAAGACCAAGTAAATGAGTCTATTAATCACTGCTGTGCCTTCAAGGCCCACTCTGAGCGACCCGAGGGCACactgtagaattgctcctgtggtttTCTGGGGCTTTAACTCTTTGTGGGAttagaaagtcccacctttcttCAATgatgcatctggtggtttcaaactgttgacctttggaTCTCAATGCAATGTGCACCTACATCCagtgttgttgttaagtaccattGGACTGGCTGTGATCCATTTGgtccctaagcacaacagaaggcaatattacctggtcctgcaccatccgcacatCCTAGCTTTTGCccattgttgctgttattgtgagTAAATCAATAGTACTGACTGCATTCTAATAAGTAAACAAAAAGTAAATACAAATCACAACACTCTGCTTCTTTTAGTgtaattatttgtttttaaaatgaccaTGAGAAGATAAAATATGCTGAAATGCTACGAGTAGAGTTTGGAAAACGTAAAATgtgtaattctttagcttcatatTTGAAGGTGGATGGGTCTATCAGGTACAGGAGTACAGAAAATTACGTGATTCTCCCATCcctcatatttaaaaattaaaggttCTTTGACTTTTATAGAACAACAGACAAGATACTGTTTCGAGCCCCCAAATTGTAAGATAAATTTTGTTCATTCGTGAATTTCTCATTTACCCAAATATCCATTAATCTACTTATAATTTCCtcaaatttcaaaaatattgtgAGATTAATTATATGCAACTAGTGATCTGAAAGCAGTCTTGATGGGATCTCTGTAAATATAATTATGACCAAATGCTTATGTATCC is from Tenrec ecaudatus isolate mTenEca1 chromosome 2, mTenEca1.hap1, whole genome shotgun sequence and encodes:
- the LOC142440369 gene encoding olfactory receptor 14C36-like, whose protein sequence is MPNSTTVSEFLLSGFSDVWELRVVHTMLFLLMYLATLTGNLLIVTVITVDQRLHTPMYFFILNLSVWDMCYISVSVPKACVIFLLNNRVISVVGCAAQIYLVQLCAYTEFLLLTIMARDRYVAICQPLHYHVIMTPRVCVQMTLGSVLSGLVYAGMHTGNTFHLSFCHSNVVPQFFCDIPSLLKLSCSDTLANEIVIFASTMIVGGGCFSFIIMSYIHIFSTVLKFPTRGERRKAFSTCVPHILIFIVFLGSGAVVYLKPTSNSPQIQDMVISVFYCIVPPFLNPVIYTLRNKQIKEAIRQVMRRTLTSFNKTLIISTHSHLHSRS